The Castor canadensis chromosome X, mCasCan1.hap1v2, whole genome shotgun sequence genome includes a region encoding these proteins:
- the Gdpd2 gene encoding glycerophosphoinositol inositolphosphodiesterase GDPD2 isoform X1 translates to MTGQERTRLPVGRLGFSSFLLSLHPEQALEPQIWMLLNREELENVSMHSSCREAEPLDVSLAFQAFTMAESPGCYSIWARCLHCLYSCHWRKCPKERMQTSKCDCIWFGLLFLTFLLSLGWLYIGLILLNDLHNFNEFLFRHWGHWMDWSLAFLLVISLLVTYASLLLLLALLLQLCGQPLHLHGLHKVLLLLIMFLVATGLVGLDIQWRQEWHSLRLSLQATAPFLHIGAVAGITLLAWPVADTFYRIRPRGPKIMLLLLFFGVALVIYLAPLCISSPCIMEPRDLPSKPGLVGHRGAPMLAPENTLMSLRKTAECGAAVFETDVMVSSDGVPFLMHDEQLSRTTDVASVFPARITAHSSDFSWAELQRLNAGAWFLERQPFWGAKQLSDPDRKEAENQTVPALEELLKEAADLNLSIMFDLRRPPRNHTYYDTFVNQTLETVLNARVPQAMVLWLPDEDRANVQLRAPRMRQIYGQQRSNKTERPQFLNLPYQDLPLLDIKALHQDNVSVNLFVVNKPWLFSLLWCAGVDSVTTNDCQLLQQMNYPIWLIPPQTYLMMWIIANCVSTLLLFWTFLLQGRCAKERERTGLETAVLLNRINNFSSE, encoded by the exons ATGACTGGGCAGGAAAGGACAAGGCTACCGGTAGGAAGACTTGGATTTTCCAG TTTTCTACTGAGTTTGCACCCTGAGCAAGCACTCGAACCCCAGATCTGGATGCTATTAAATAGGGAGGAGCTGGAGAACGTGAGTATGCATTCTTCCTGCAGAGAGGCCGAACCACTGGATGTCTCACTGGCTTTCCAG GCCTTTACCATGGCCGAGTCCCCTGGCTGCTACTCCATCTGGGCCCGCTGCCTCCACTGCCTGTATAGCTGCCACTGGAGGAAATGCCCCAAAGAGAGGATGCAAACCAGCAAG TGCGACTGTATCTGGTTTGGCCTGCTCTTCCtcaccttccttctctccctgggCTGGCTGTACATCGGGCTCATCCTTCTCAATGACCTGCACAACTTCAATGA ATTCCTGTTCCGCCATTGGGGACACTGGATGGACTGGTCCCTGGCATTCCTACTGGTCATCTCTCTACTGGTCACATATGCATCCCTGCTATTG CTCCTGGCCCTGCTCCTGCAGCTATGTGGACAGCCTCTGCATCTGCATGGTCTCCACAAG GTGCTGCTGCTTCTCATTATGTTTCTTGTGGCCACTGGCCTTGTGGGACTGGACATCCAATGGCGGCAGGAGTGGCATAGCTTACGTCTGTCACTGCAG GCCACAGCCCCATTCCTTCACATTGGAGCAGTCGCTGGAATCACCCTCCTGGCCTGGCCTGTGGCTGATACCTTCTACCGTATCCGCCCAAGAG GTCCCAAGATTATGCTTCTGCTCCTATTTTTTGGTGTTGCCCTGGTCATCTACCTGGCCCCCCTATGCATCTCCTCACCCTGCATCATGGAACCCAGAGACTTACCCTCCAAGCCTGGGCTGGTGGGACACCGAGGGGCCCCCATG CTGGCCCCAGAGAACACCCTGATGTCCCTGCGGAAGACAGCTGAATGTGGAGCTGCTGTGTTTGAGACCGATGTGATGGTCAG CTCTGACGGGGTCCCCTTCCTCATGCATGATGAGCAGCTGAGCAGGACCACGGATGTCGCCTCTGTGTTTCCAGCCCGAATCACAGCTCACAGCAGTGACTTCTCCTGGGCTGAACTGCAGAGACTCAATGCTGGGGCCTGGTTCCTAGAG AGGCAACCTTTCTGGGGGGCCAAACAGCTGTCAGACCCTGATCGGAAAGAGGCCGAGAATCAGACAGTACCAGCATTGGAAGAGTTACTGAAGGAAGCCGCGGACCTCAATCTTTCCATCATGTTTGACTTGCGCCGACCTCCAAGAAATCACACATACTATGACACTTTCGTGAACCAGACTTTGGAAACTGTGCTGAATGCAAGGGTGCCCCAAGCCATG GTCCTTTGGCTACCAGATGAAGATCGGGCTAATGTCCAGCTACGGGCACCTAGAATGCGCCAGATATATGGACAGCAGAGAAGTAACAAAACTGAGAGGCCTCAGTTTCTCAACCTGCCCTATCAAGACCTACCACTATTGGATATCAA GGCACTGCACCAGGATAATGTTTCAGTGAACCTATTTGTAGTGAACAAACCCTGGCTCTTCTCCCTGCTCTGGTGTGCAGGGGTGGATTCAGTCACCACCAACGACTGCCAGCTGCTGCAGCAGATGAATTACCCCATCTGGCTTATT CCCCCTCAAACCTACTTAATGATGTGGATCATTGCCAATTGTGTCTCTACCCTGCTGCTTTTCTGGACCTTCCTTCTCCAGGG GAGATGCgctaaggaaagagagagaactg GCTTAGAAACAGCAGTGCTGTTGAACAGAATCAACAATTTCAGCTCAGAATGA
- the Gdpd2 gene encoding glycerophosphoinositol inositolphosphodiesterase GDPD2 isoform X6: MHSSCREAEPLDVSLAFQAFTMAESPGCYSIWARCLHCLYSCHWRKCPKERMQTSKCDCIWFGLLFLTFLLSLGWLYIGLILLNDLHNFNEFLFRHWGHWMDWSLAFLLVISLLVTYASLLLLLALLLQLCGQPLHLHGLHKVLLLLIMFLVATGLVGLDIQWRQEWHSLRLSLQATAPFLHIGAVAGITLLAWPVADTFYRIRPRGPKIMLLLLFFGVALVIYLAPLCISSPCIMEPRDLPSKPGLVGHRGAPMLAPENTLMSLRKTAECGAAVFETDVMVSSDGVPFLMHDEQLSRTTDVASVFPARITAHSSDFSWAELQRLNAGAWFLERQPFWGAKQLSDPDRKEAENQTVPALEELLKEAADLNLSIMFDLRRPPRNHTYYDTFVNQTLETVLNARVPQAMVLWLPDEDRANVQLRAPRMRQIYGQQRSNKTERPQFLNLPYQDLPLLDIKALHQDNVSVNLFVVNKPWLFSLLWCAGVDSVTTNDCQLLQQMNYPIWLIPPQTYLMMWIIANCVSTLLLFWTFLLQGRCAKERERTGLETAVLLNRINNFSSE, encoded by the exons ATGCATTCTTCCTGCAGAGAGGCCGAACCACTGGATGTCTCACTGGCTTTCCAG GCCTTTACCATGGCCGAGTCCCCTGGCTGCTACTCCATCTGGGCCCGCTGCCTCCACTGCCTGTATAGCTGCCACTGGAGGAAATGCCCCAAAGAGAGGATGCAAACCAGCAAG TGCGACTGTATCTGGTTTGGCCTGCTCTTCCtcaccttccttctctccctgggCTGGCTGTACATCGGGCTCATCCTTCTCAATGACCTGCACAACTTCAATGA ATTCCTGTTCCGCCATTGGGGACACTGGATGGACTGGTCCCTGGCATTCCTACTGGTCATCTCTCTACTGGTCACATATGCATCCCTGCTATTG CTCCTGGCCCTGCTCCTGCAGCTATGTGGACAGCCTCTGCATCTGCATGGTCTCCACAAG GTGCTGCTGCTTCTCATTATGTTTCTTGTGGCCACTGGCCTTGTGGGACTGGACATCCAATGGCGGCAGGAGTGGCATAGCTTACGTCTGTCACTGCAG GCCACAGCCCCATTCCTTCACATTGGAGCAGTCGCTGGAATCACCCTCCTGGCCTGGCCTGTGGCTGATACCTTCTACCGTATCCGCCCAAGAG GTCCCAAGATTATGCTTCTGCTCCTATTTTTTGGTGTTGCCCTGGTCATCTACCTGGCCCCCCTATGCATCTCCTCACCCTGCATCATGGAACCCAGAGACTTACCCTCCAAGCCTGGGCTGGTGGGACACCGAGGGGCCCCCATG CTGGCCCCAGAGAACACCCTGATGTCCCTGCGGAAGACAGCTGAATGTGGAGCTGCTGTGTTTGAGACCGATGTGATGGTCAG CTCTGACGGGGTCCCCTTCCTCATGCATGATGAGCAGCTGAGCAGGACCACGGATGTCGCCTCTGTGTTTCCAGCCCGAATCACAGCTCACAGCAGTGACTTCTCCTGGGCTGAACTGCAGAGACTCAATGCTGGGGCCTGGTTCCTAGAG AGGCAACCTTTCTGGGGGGCCAAACAGCTGTCAGACCCTGATCGGAAAGAGGCCGAGAATCAGACAGTACCAGCATTGGAAGAGTTACTGAAGGAAGCCGCGGACCTCAATCTTTCCATCATGTTTGACTTGCGCCGACCTCCAAGAAATCACACATACTATGACACTTTCGTGAACCAGACTTTGGAAACTGTGCTGAATGCAAGGGTGCCCCAAGCCATG GTCCTTTGGCTACCAGATGAAGATCGGGCTAATGTCCAGCTACGGGCACCTAGAATGCGCCAGATATATGGACAGCAGAGAAGTAACAAAACTGAGAGGCCTCAGTTTCTCAACCTGCCCTATCAAGACCTACCACTATTGGATATCAA GGCACTGCACCAGGATAATGTTTCAGTGAACCTATTTGTAGTGAACAAACCCTGGCTCTTCTCCCTGCTCTGGTGTGCAGGGGTGGATTCAGTCACCACCAACGACTGCCAGCTGCTGCAGCAGATGAATTACCCCATCTGGCTTATT CCCCCTCAAACCTACTTAATGATGTGGATCATTGCCAATTGTGTCTCTACCCTGCTGCTTTTCTGGACCTTCCTTCTCCAGGG GAGATGCgctaaggaaagagagagaactg GCTTAGAAACAGCAGTGCTGTTGAACAGAATCAACAATTTCAGCTCAGAATGA